Proteins encoded by one window of Dioscorea cayenensis subsp. rotundata cultivar TDr96_F1 chromosome 6, TDr96_F1_v2_PseudoChromosome.rev07_lg8_w22 25.fasta, whole genome shotgun sequence:
- the LOC120263940 gene encoding probable magnesium transporter NIPA4 → MGFSPDNLKGFILALLSSAFIGASFIIKKKGLRRAAAASGVRAGFGGYSYLLEPLWWTGMITMIVGEVANFVAYAFAPAILVTPLGALSIIVSAVLAHFILKEKLHHLGVLGCVMCIAGSVVIVIHAPQEKPITSVHEIWSMATQTAFLLYVASVIVLVFVLIFHFAPQYGHTNVLIYVGICSLMGSLSVMSVKALGTSLKLTFEGNNQLIYPQTWFFMVVVLTCVITQMNYLNKALDTFNTAIVSPIYYVMFTTLTILASVIMFKDWDGQGVGSIISEICGFIVVLSGTILLHSTKDYDRGTPRSIYAPLSPSLSTRLCTSNGESMKHVEEDMVSAEDVCLRRQELY, encoded by the exons ATGGGCTTCTCTCCCGACAATCTCAAGGGTTTCATCCTCGCACTCCTCTCTAGTGCCTTCATCGGCGCCAGTTTCATCATCAAGAAGAAGGGTTTGCGCCGAGCCGCCGCTGCTTCCGGTGTTCGCGCTG GTTTTGGTGGCTACTCTTACCTTTTGGAGCCTCTCTGGTGGACTGGCATGATCACCA TGATAGTGGGAGAGGTTGCTAACTTTGTGGCTTATGCATTTGCGCCGGCAATCCTTGTGACACCTCTCGGTGCTCTTAGCATTATAGTTAG TGCTGTGCTGGCGCATTTCATTTTGAAAGAGAAGTTGCATCATCTTGGTGTACTGGGATGTGTTATGTGCATTGCTGGATCTGTGGTGATTGTTATTCATGCACCACAGGAAAAGCCAATTACTTCAGTTCACGAAATTTGGAGCATGGCAACTCAAACAG CTTTTTTGCTCTATGTGGCTTCGGTTATAGTGCTGGTGTTTGTGCTAATTTTCCATTTTGCTCCTCAATATGGACATAcaaatgttttgatttatgtGGGTATCTGCTCATTGATGGGATCCTTATCG GTTATGAGTGTTAAAGCTTTGGGAACTTCTCTAAAGCTGACTTTTGAGGGTAATAATCAGTTAATTTATCCTCAAACATGGTTCTTTATGGTAGTTGTGCTTACGTGCGTGATTACGCAAATGAATTATCTCAACAAG GCTCTTGATACTTTTAACACTGCTATTGTATCCCCAATTTATTATGTCATGTTCACTACCCTTACAATTCTCGCAAGCGTCATTATGTTCAAG GATTGGGATGGTCAAGGTGTAGGAAGTATAATTTCTGAAATATGCGGCTTCATTGTTGTTCTTTCTGGAACTATCTTATTGCATTCAACAAAAGATTATGATCGGGGAACACCACGAA GTATTTATGCACCATTGTCACCGTCTTTGTCAACTAGACTTTGTACCAGCAACGGGGAGTCAATGAAGCATGTTGAGGAAGACATGGTATCTGCCGAAGATGTATGCTTGAGAAGACAAGAGCTATACTGA